TTTCAACAGCATTTATAATCTGGCTTAAATCATGCCCGTCAATAACCTGGACATCCCAACCGAAAGCCTTCCATTTGTCGGCGACAGGTTCTACGGACATCACCTCACGCACCGGCCCGTCGATCTGCAGGCCATTGTGGTCGAGAAAGGCGGTAAGGTTGTCCAATTTATAATGCGCCGCAGCCATGGCGGCTTCCCAGATCATCCCTTCCTGGTTCTCACCGTCACCCATTAAAACAAAAACCCGGTAATCCCGGTTGTCCAGTTTCCCCGCCAGAGCCATTCCATTTGCTACTGCCAGTCCCTGGCCCAAAGAACCTGTAGACATTTCAACCCCCGGCAGACTCTTCATATCCGGATGACCCTGGAGGCGGCTGCCCAGTTTACGCAGGGTAAGCAGTTCACTAGTCCTAAAGAACCCCCGTTCAGCCAGTGCCGAGTACAGCACAGGGGCCGCGTGCCCCTTTGATAAAACAAACCTGTCCCGATCCGGCCAGTCGGGCCTTTCGGGATCCAAACGCATAATTTGAAAATAAAGGGCGGTTACAATATCCGCCGCCGACAGGGACCCTCCCGGATGCCCGGAACCAGCCGCCGCCGTCATTGAAATAATGTCCCGCCTGATCTCTTTCGCTTTTTTTTCTAACCGTGCTATTACTTCCTGATCCATAACCAACATCACCTGCCTTAAAAGAACTTTTTAAAAGGTCTGTACTTCTTAAACCCTTCCCCCAACACCTCATGAACGTCCGCAAGGATGACAAAAGCTCCCGGGTCAATTTCATAAACAAGGTTTTTCAGCCTGCTGATTTCTATCCGGTTAACAACTACCAGAAGAATTTCCCTCTCTGTACCCGTATACATCCCCTGCGCTTTTAACGCCGTCACGCCGCGGTTTAAGTCGCTCATGATTAAATCCGCTATTTCCTTGTGCTTGTCGGAGATAATAAAGAATGCCTTTGTATAGCTTATACCTTCCTGAACAAGATCGACAAGCCAGGAAGCGACAAAAATAGAAAGCAGCGCATACATGGCCAGTTCCCAGGATTTAAAGACTATTCCCGCTGTTAAAACAACCAGGCCGTCGACTATAAACAGAAGCTGGCCGATATTTATTCCAATGTATGATTGCAGTGTGGCCGCAGCAAGGTCGGTGCCGCCGGTTGTGCCCCTGTGCCTGAAGACTATGCCCAGGCCAAGCCCGACGACAGCCCCGCCAAAAAGAGCCGCCAGTAATGGATCGTGAGTTACTACCGGGAGGTAAGGAGCGAGAGTGTCTACAAAGACAGACAGTATCGTGGCGCCAAAAAGTGAGCGGAATCCAAAAACAAACCCCAGCCGGTAGATACTGATGACAAACAGCGGGATGTTCAGAATAAGCATGGTCACGCCGACGGGCACACCGATAACGTAATGCAATATTGTTGAAATACCGCTTACGCCGCCGGCGGCGATTTTATTAGGTACCAGATACAAATCCAGGCCCAGAGCAATTAGAAGCGCCCCTAAAGTTACTCCTAAAAACTCAAAAAACAGGCTTGCGCTAATCGGCCGCCGCTTTATCCCTGGGAATTTCACTTGAAATCATCCCCGGATATAATACTATCCCTGTTTTTCTTTCTAAGATAAATTTCTTTTGGCCTTGTCCTTCAGGTACGAAGCTATAAATTCATCAATTCTTCCGTCCATTACCGCATTTACATTTCCGACTTCCACACCTGTACGGTGGTCTTTTACCATAGTATATGGCTGAAAAACGTAAGATCTAATCTGGCTTCCCCAGGCAATTTCTGTCTTTTCGCCCCGGAGGGCGGCCTGTTCTTCTTCCTTCTTCTTTAACTCAAGATCGGCAAGTTTCGCCCTGAGGAGCTTTAAAGCCGTATTTCTATTTGAAATCTGGGAACGTTCACCCTGGCAGACAACGACAATGCCTGTAGGCAAATGTGTTATTCTTACCGCTGAATCCGTCTTGTTGATATGCTGCCCCCCGGCCCCGCTAGACCTGAATGTGTCAACCTTGAGATCGCCGGGATTGATCTGGACAGTAGTTTCCTCTTCAACTTCCGGCAGCACATCTACCGAAGCAAAGGACGTGTGCCTCCGGCCGCTGGCATCGAAGGGCGAGATGCGCACCAGGCGGTGGACGCCCTTCTCGGAAACCAGATAACCATATGCGTTCCGGCCGCTTACAATCATGGTGGCGCTTTTTACACCGGCTTCATCCCCCGGCAGCAGGTCTGCCATCTCACATGTATATCCTTTTTCTTCAGCCCATCTCATATACATGCGAAGCAACATCTGGACCCAATCCTGCGCCTCTGTACCGCCCGCCCCGGCATGTAAAGAAATAATTGCGTTATTGGCGTCGTACTGGCCGTTTAAAAGAAAACGCAGCTCAGACTGCTCCACAAGACGGTCAAGGTTTCTCAACTCGCCGG
The sequence above is a segment of the Desulfotomaculum sp. genome. Coding sequences within it:
- a CDS encoding transketolase, whose amino-acid sequence is MDQEVIARLEKKAKEIRRDIISMTAAAGSGHPGGSLSAADIVTALYFQIMRLDPERPDWPDRDRFVLSKGHAAPVLYSALAERGFFRTSELLTLRKLGSRLQGHPDMKSLPGVEMSTGSLGQGLAVANGMALAGKLDNRDYRVFVLMGDGENQEGMIWEAAMAAAHYKLDNLTAFLDHNGLQIDGPVREVMSVEPVADKWKAFGWDVQVIDGHDLSQIINAVEKAKEVKGRPQMIVAETVKGKGVSFMENNVDWHGRAPNPQETEKALAELA
- a CDS encoding peptide chain release factor 2 (programmed frameshift) translates to MEIARELSSLGKRIEELRASLDFVKREQEIAVLEQKMLEPGFWDNQDESQQVMQTISGIKERLESIRALENIYEDLTVLLALGEEEDDAQTAQELAGELRNLDRLVEQSELRFLLNGQYDANNAIISLHAGAGGTEAQDWVQMLLRMYMRWAEEKGYTCEMADLLPGDEAGVKSATMIVSGRNAYGYLVSEKGVHRLVRISPFDASGRRHTSFASVDVLPEVEEETTVQINPGDLKVDTFRSSGAGGQHINKTDSAVRITHLPTGIVVVCQGERSQISNRNTALKLLRAKLADLELKKKEEEQAALRGEKTEIAWGSQIRSYVFQPYTMVKDHRTGVEVGNVNAVMDGRIDEFIASYLKDKAKRNLS